The proteins below are encoded in one region of Fulvia fulva chromosome 9, complete sequence:
- a CDS encoding Dothistromin biosynthesis peroxidase dotB translates to MYEGDSSIARQDAYLNNGDAHSLIVSRVAAAYKSTAEATGDSSRGPDRYTIDSLAQDFVTKADYSEKNNAYYFAPPFSTTLVTPAAYNFILNCMSNHTAEEPNGYLNGEMFKQFFGVEGDSPDNFKWLPGQGRIPENWYRRTSTNHYNAAKVFTDVIPTFLAYPDAFRLGGNTNGVNTYAGVSLTDFTGGAYNLSNLLSFENNKPDGSYAACFFASAVQQGIPGFANLPLAQLSPITDLLNNFIKPIIPEGFDCPEADKFDQTLFNQFPGHKYRPTGPATNY, encoded by the exons ATGTACGAAGGTGACTCCTCGATCGCTCGCCAGGATGCCTACCTCAACAACGGTGATGCACACTCTCTAATCGTCTCGCGTGTCGCCGCCGCCTACAAGTCCACTGCCGAGGCTACCGGTGACTCCAGCAGGGGACCAGACCGATACACTATCGACAGTCTTGCCCAGGACTTTGTCACCAAGGCCGATTACTCGGAGAAGAACAACGCGTACTACTTCGCCCCGCCATTCTCCACCACCCTAGTGACCCCTGCCGCATACAACTTCATTCTCAACTGCATGAGCAACCACACCGCCGAGGAGCCTAACGGCTATCTCAACGGTGAGATGTTCAAGCAATTCTTCGGCGTCGAGGGAGACAGCCCCGATAACTTCAAGTGGCTCCCTGGTCAGGGGCGCATCCCCGAGAACTGGTACCGCCGCACATCAACCAACCATTACAACGCCGCCAAAGTCTTCACCGACGTGATCCCAACGTTCCTCGCCTACCCCGACGCATTCCGTCTCGGCGGCAACACCAACGGCGTCAACACATACGCAGGCGTTTCCCTCACCGATTTCACCGGCGGCGCATACAACCTCAGCAACCTCCTCAGCTTCGAGAACAACAAGCCAGATGGAAGCTACGCGGCCTGCTTCTTCGCCTCGGCTGTTCAGCAGGGAATTCCAGGTTTCGCGAACTTGCCACTGGCGCAGTTGTCGCCGATTACGGATTTGCTTAATAACTTCATTAAGCCGATTATTCCGGAGGGCTTTGATTGTCCGGAGGCTGATAAGTTTGATCAGACTTT GTTCAACCAGTTCCCAGGCCACAAGTACCGCCCAACCGGCCCGGCGACCAACTACTAG